In one window of Synchiropus splendidus isolate RoL2022-P1 chromosome 15, RoL_Sspl_1.0, whole genome shotgun sequence DNA:
- the dll4 gene encoding delta-like protein 4, which translates to MAAWFTFTIAFSTTLITQVFGSGVFELDLHEFKNHKGLLANGNACKPHCRTSFRICLKNYQAVVSPGECIFGNTTTPVLGSNSFSRQDSHTLSTPIQIPFHFGWPGSFSLIIEAWHSPYENLPVETSNPEYLISLFAIQRQLGVGADWTQDIQTGEQTELIYSYRFICNESYYGESCSKKCTPRDDRFGHYTCTREGQLSCLPGWKGKYCEEPICLEGCSERNGNCSKPGECVCRDGWQGTFCDECKKYPACKHGTCQLPWQCNCQEGWGGLLCDQDLNFCTHHRPCVNGATCMNTGQGSYTCTCLPGFTGVNCEQEMQECDSNPCRNGGLCTNLESGYVCTCPPGFEGSHCEHGLLSCDDSPCFHGGKCRKTDNGRSYMCECPRSYTGLNCEKRVDKCTSLPCANGGLCLIHGGVRVCSCRSGFTGQRCEININECAGNPCINGGTCLDRINDYTCACPPGFGGRNCDRVLDECSLRPCLNGGLCTEGGKKPATCVCLSGFTGPSCEFFDAVTAPVGEIKDGFQWAAVSLAVGLVALLVLLCMVGMALRHIHRQAQRERADSETMNNVSNVQRDNLIPTSQLKNINQKIDLEVDCDSEKSNFIHKNYHLDPYSSKSKEFKDGKSQEDKSLIYDKCSEDKVPLSRVYSEKPECRISTICSSRDSAYQSVFVIAEERRECVIATEV; encoded by the exons TTGAGCTGGACCTGCACGAATTTAAAAACCACAAAGGTTTGCTGGCGAACGGAAACGCATGTAAACCACACTGCAGGACTTCTTTTAGAATTTGCCTGAAGAACTACCAGGCGGTGGTTTCACCTGGGGAGTGCATCTTTGGAAATACAACGACACCGGTGTTGGGGAGCAACTCTTTCAGCCGCCAGGACTCCCACACTTTATCCACACCGATACAAATACCCTTCCACTTTGGCTGGCCG GGCTCGTTCTCCTTAATAATTGAAGCCTGGCACTCACCTTATGAAAATCTACCTGTAG AAACCAGCAACCCTGAGTACTTGATAAGCTTGTTCGCCATCCAACGACAACTGGGAGTAGGGGCCGACTGGACTCAGGATATACAAACTGGAGAGCAGACGGAGTTGATATATTCCTACCGGTTCATCTGCAACGAAAGTTACTACGGGGAAAGTTGCTCCAAGAAGTGCACTCCGAGGGACGACCGATTTGGACACTACACCTGCACCCGAGAGGGACAGTTGTCCTGCCTGCCAGGGTGGAAGGGCAAATACTGTGAAGAAC CGATCTGCCTGGAAGGCTGCAGCGAGAGGAATGGAAACTGCTCCAAACCCGGCGAGTGTGT gTGCAGGGACGGCTGGCAAGGCACGTTCTGCGATGAGTGTAAGAAGTATCCGGCCTGCAAACACGGGACCTGCCAGCTGCCATGGCAGTGCAACTGTCAGGAGGGCTGGGGGGGGCTATTATGTGACCAAG ACCTGAACTTCTGCACCCACCACCGGCCCTGTGTCAATGGCGCCACCTGCATGAACACCGGTCAGGGCAGCTATACCTGCACTTGTCTGCCCGGGTTTACCGGGGTCAACTGCGAGCAGGAAATGCAGGAGTGCGACAGCAACCCCTGCAGGAACGGAGGGCTCTGCACA AATCTAGAGAGCGGATACGTGTGCACATGTCCGCCGGGGTTCGAGGGGTCCCACTGCGAGCACGGCCTGCTGAGCTGTGATGACTCCCCCTGCTTCCACGGTGGCAAGTGCAGGAAGACGGACAATGGCCGCAGCTACATGTGCGAGTGTCCCCGCAGCTACACCGGACTCAACTGTGAGAAGAGAGTGGACAAGTGCACGTCGCTTCCCTGCGCTAATG GTGGTCTCTGTCTGATCCACGGTGGGGTTCGTGTCTGCAGCTGCCGCTCAGGATTCACTGGCCAACGCTGCGAAATCAACATCAATGAGTGCGCTGGGAACCCGTGCATTAATGGAGGCACCTGCCTGGACCGGATCAACGACTACACCTGCGCCTGCCCTCCAGGATTCGGAGGTCGTAACTGTGACAGAGTCCTGGACGAGTGCTCTCTGCGGCCGTGCCTCAACGGAGGTCTGTGCACGGAAGGTGGAAAGAAACCTGCCACTTGTGTCTGCCTCTCCGGATTCACCGGCCCCAGCTGCGAGTTCTTCGACGCGGTAACCGCCCCGGTGGGTGAGATTAAGGACGGCTTCCAGTGGGCTGCAGTGTCTCTGGCTGTGGGactggtggcgctcttggtgcTGCTGTGCATGGTGGGCATGGCTCTGAGGCACATCCACAGGCAGGCCCAAAGAGAGCGGGCCGACTCCGAGACGATGAACAACGTCTCCAACGTTCAGAGGGACAACCTGATTCCTACGTCGCAGCTAAAGAACATCAACCAGAAAATCGACCTGGAGGTGGACTGCGACTCAGAGAAATCGAACTTTATCCATAAAAACTATCACTTGGACCCTTATAGCTCCAAATCGAAAGAGTTTAAGGACGGAAAGTCGCAAGAGGATAAAAGCCTTATTTATGATAAATGCTCAGAAGACAAAGTGCCCTTGAGTCGGGTGTACAG TGAAAAGCCAGAGTGTAGGATATCAACGATATGCTCCTCCAGGGACTCGGCGTACCAGTCGGTATTTGTTatagcagaggagaggagagaatgCGTCATAGCAACAGAG GTATAG
- the chac1 gene encoding glutathione-specific gamma-glutamylcyclotransferase 1: MKPQDIIAAKSLWIFGYGSLVWKPDFKYKRSKVGHIRGYKRRFWHGDNHHRGNDEMPGRVVTLIEDDDECTWGVAFEVTGAQVDESLSYLNVRETVCGGYTTKMVDFYPEGEEHAPVSALLYIATSDNPLYLGPASPEEIGAQIAVSSGKSGHNMEYLLKLAMFMRSSCPQVEDRHLFSVETAALTVVSYLLAAQ; encoded by the exons atgaagcctcAAGACATCATCGCCGCGAAGAGCCTGTGGATCTTCGGGTACGGGTCGCTGGTCTGGAAGCCGGATTTCAAGTACAAGAGAAGCAAGGTGGGCCACATCCGGGGCTACAAGAGACGCTTCTGGCACGGAGACAACCACCACCGTGGGAATGATGAAATG cCCGGAAGAGTGGTGACGTTGATCGAAGATGATGAC GAATGCACATGGGGAGTGGCATTCGAGGTGACCGGGGCTCAGGTGGACGAGTCTCTCTCCTACCTGAACGTGCGCGAGACGGTCTGCGGCGGCTACACCACCAAGATGGTCGACTTCTACCCAGAGGGGGAGGAGCACGCTCCGGTTTCGGCGCTGCTCTACATCGCCACCTCTGACAACCCCCTGTACCTGGGGCCGGCCAGCCCAGAGGAAATCGGCGCCCAGATCGCCGTGTCCAGCGGGAAGAGCGGCCACAACATGGAGTACCTCCTCAAGCTCGCCATGTTCATGAGGAGCAGCTGCCCTCAAGTGGAGGACCGACATCTGTTCTCCGTCGAGACGGCAGCTCTGACCGTGGTGTCGTATCTGCTGGCTGCCCAGTAG